Proteins encoded within one genomic window of Rhododendron vialii isolate Sample 1 chromosome 1a, ASM3025357v1:
- the LOC131327064 gene encoding alpha carbonic anhydrase 7-like, whose product MEKLPTQKVVCSFFIAFFLLSDSTTSQEVEDESEFNYYPDSLKGPYNWGEIRPEWHMCSNGTMQSPIDMLNERVKIVSHLGILKRDYHPSNATLVNRGHDISLKWGGGAGYIEINGTQYELKQCHWHSPSEHSINGRRYDLEFHMVHESKDQRVAVIGIIFKIGRSDPFLSEMKEHIEAVSDTGEETVVGMVDPNHIRIGNRNSKYYRYIGSLTIPPCTQDVVWTILSKVRTVSREQVSLLRDAVNDDSETNARPLQPINQRPVKLYQPQDHED is encoded by the exons ATGGAAAAGCTACCAACCCAAAAAGTGGTCTGCAGCTTCTTCATTGCTTTCTTCCTCCTTTCTGATTCAACTACATCTCAAGAAGTTG AGGACGAGAGCGAATTCAACTACTATCCAGACAGCCTCAAAGGGCCGTATAACTGGGGAGAGATCCGGCCCGAGTGGCATATGTGTAGTAATGGAACGATGCAGTCTCCGATCGATATGTTGAACGAGAGGGTGAAAATAGTGTCTCACTTGGGGATACTTAAAAGGGATTACCATCCCTCTAATGCCACCCTTGTTAATCGGGGCCACGACATATCG TTAAAATGGGGTGGTGGAGCCGGATATATTGAAATAAACGGCACCCAGTATGAACTCAAGCAATGTCATTGGCACTCTCCTTCTGAACACTCTATCAATGGcagaag ATATGATCTAGAGTTTCACATGGTTCATGAGAGCAAAGACCAAAGAGTTGCTGTGATTGGTATCATATTCAAAATTGGACGATCCGATCCTTTCTTGTCTGAG ATGAAGGAGCACATAGAAGCCGTTTCTGATACAGGAGAAGAGACGGTGGTTGGTATGGTGGACCCAAACCATATAAGGATAGGGAATAGAAACTCAAAGTATTACAGATACATTGGCTCTCTTACAATTCCTCCTTGCACTCAAGACGTTGTCTGGACCATTTTAAGCAAG GTTCGAACTGTCTCTAGAGAACAAGTGAGCCTGCTTCGTGACGCGGTTAATGAT gATTCAGAAACTAATGCCAGACCATTACAACCAATAAACCAGCGCCCAGTGAAACTTTATCAACCCCAAGATCATGAAGATTGA